The sequence below is a genomic window from Candidatus Sericytochromatia bacterium.
TCACAAAGACAGGGTGCTGCAGCAAGTCTCGGGGAGCGGTCATCACGGCCGTCTGGCTGTCAGCATCGACGAAACACACGCGATCCGCTCGCCTCAGCCCATCATGCAGGCGATGGGTCACCCACACCACCGCCATCCCTCGCGCTTCGCGCTCCCGGTCAATCACCCGCAACGCCTCGCGCTCCGCCACCACATCCATCCCAGCGGTGGGTTCGTCAAGCACCACGAGGTCTGGTTGACCCACCAGCGCCTGAGCGAGCAAGACGCGCTGTTGCTGGCCCACCGACAGCGACCCGAAGCGCTCATTCGCCAGCTCCTCGCAGCCTGCCAGCGTGAGCACCCGCTCAACCGCCTGACGCCCGCCCGGAGCGCGCAGGGGACGCAGGAAGGACCAACCTTCATCC
It includes:
- a CDS encoding ATP-binding cassette domain-containing protein, with the protein product MKSLSEGACVIEAREMVVGHRGRALLPPLSASVLAGQAWVVLGRNGAGKSSLLKTLLGLLPPVSGRVLREPSMHVAFMPQRHLVDPTLPMRARDVVAMGADEGWSFLRPLRAPGGRQAVERVLTLAGCEELANERFGSLSVGQQQRVLLAQALVGQPDLVVLDEPTAGMDVVAEREALRVIDREREARGMAVVWVTHRLHDGLRRADRVCFVDADSQTAVMTAPRDLLQHPVFVSQFGRLSWDDPLPEGDPAVGSWA